The following is a genomic window from Neodiprion lecontei isolate iyNeoLeco1 chromosome 4, iyNeoLeco1.1, whole genome shotgun sequence.
TGGTAAGCTTGCCGGCAAACTGCGATACCTTGACAGCAGAACGGACGAGCAGCAACGCGGCATAACTATGAAGTCGAGCTCTATCGCTCTCTACCACACTCAAAACGGACGTGAGTTCATTGTTAATTTAATAGACTCCCCCGGTCATGTAGATTTCGCCTCTGAAGTATCGACTGCGGTGAGGCTCTGCGACGGGGCGATAGTGGTGGTCGACGTGATCGAGGGCGTCTGTCCGCAGACCCGCAGTGCCCTTTCGATAGCCTACATCGAAGGGTTGAAGCCCATTCTAGTCTTTAACAAGATAGACAGGTTGATAACGGAAGTGAAATTGACACCTCTAGATGCCTACGTTCACTTGATGCAGGTATTGGAGCAGGTGAACGCGGTCATGGGTGAACTGTTTGCAAGCGATGTGATGGAGCGAGAGGAAAAGGAGGAGGCTGCCAGCAGTGAGAGCCGTAACCTGAACGAGAGAGACCTGGCTGATTGGCAGTCAGCATTAGAGGAGGCGGACGATTCTAATTTGTACTTTTCACCGGAACGTGGAAATGTTTTATTTGCCAGTGCCGTTGACCGCTGGGGATTTGGTCTAAAGGAGTTTGCCAAAATGTTTTCTGAGAAGCTGGGATTCAGTAAGAACGTACTGCTCAAGACACTGTGGGGGGATTTTTACATAAACAGTAAGACCAAGCGGATAATGAAGGGTGCTCAAGAGAAAGCTAAGAAGCCGCTTTTCGTTCAACTCATCCTAGAGAATATTTGGGCACTGTATGACACCGTCGTCGTCCGCAAAGACAAGGACAAAATAACATCCATGGTCGATAAGCTCCAAATAAAACTCACCACTCGGGACCTTAGGCACACCGACTCCAAGGCTCAGCTACAGGCGATTTGTTCGCAGTGGCTACCACTGGCGGAAGCCTGCCTCGATATCACCTGCGCTAATGTTCCCTCACCCAAGAATCTCACTAACGAAAAGATTGAACGGCTCATGAGTGGGAATACCGATTTCTCTGCGCTTCCGCAGGAGACGCAGTTGCTGAAGGATGCTTTCCTGGCTTGCGACAGCTCGCCGAACGCGCCTGTAATAGTGTTTATATCGAAAATGTTTCCAGTGGACAGAAAAACCCTGCCTGAAAACAAGTCCAAGCCTCTGACGCAGGAGGAGCTCGCTCAGAGGCGGGAAATCGCCAGACAGCGACACGCCGCTCAACTGGAGCAGCAAAAGTCAGGAATCACTGCGGTAACGGAAAAGACAGAGGCTTTGGACTTGGACAACATTCAAAAGCCAGTGGAGGAAATATCTGAAGATGCTTTGGTTGCTTTTGCCAGAGTTTATTCAGGAACGCTGAGTGAAGGTAGCGAGGTTTTCGTCCTTGGGCCGAAACACAACCCTGCATTGGCTCTGGAGCGCCTCAAGAGTGGAGAGGAAGTCGACGAGAGCGCGGTGTTGAAAGACCTCAAGCCTGGCCGGCATGCGACCAAGGCAAAGATTGAGCGGCTGTACCTCTTGATGGGACGAGAATTGGAGCCATTGGAGAGCGTGACAGCCGGTAACGTGGTGGGAATCGGAAATTTGGAGGACCATGTCCTGAAAACGGCAACTCTGTCCTCCACGATAGCTTGTCCCTCTTTTGCTGAGCTGACGTCATTGACGGATCCGATTCTGAGGGTGGCACTGGAGCCGAAGCACCCGAATGACCTCCAGAAGCTGATGAAGGGCCTGAAGCTGCTAAACCAAGCAGATGCCTGCGCTATTGTCCACATTCAGGAGACCGGTGAGATAGTTTTAAACACAGCGGGCGAAGTCCACCTTGAAAGATGTCTCGAGGATCTTAAACTGCGCTATGCCAAGGTCGAGGTGAACGTTTCGGAGCCGATAGTTCCGCTTAGGGAGACCGTTGTCCCTCCGCCCAAGGTCGACATGACCAACGAGGTGATAGAAAAGAAAGAGCAGGAGTGCAGTCTCGAGTCTTGGACCGCTAACAGGCAATGCAGCTTCGAAATTGACGCGAGGCCACTTCCGGATGAGGTGACTAAGACGTTGGAGAAATACGTCGATCTCATCAAACTGCTGGATCGGCATGTCGAGAGGCTTGGCAAGGAGGTCGAGGATGTTAACACGTCTACCGAATCCTTGGTTCTTCCAGAACGAACCCAGAAAGCCGTCGATTCTTTCAAGGCTGAGCTGAAACTCGCATTTCAAGAGGGTGAAGAGGAACTGGACCTCAGAAAGATTTGGTGCTTTGGACCGAAGAAATGTGGGCCAAATATGCTTGTCAATGAAACCAGTTATGAGAGGAAGCCATTCTGGGAACGACAGGCTAAATCTAATGATCCTAGAGCTGCGTGAGTAGgcagtgatttttttaattacattatttataaatattgtggTTGGCGAGTAATGTTATTAAGCTCAACTTCATGCATATTCAGGAAAAATTGCTGCATGTCACAACTCTGAGATTGTATGAAATTCAGCAAACTGTTAAAAAGCAAATCATATTCGTATTTTGGGAATCTAAAATCTTGAAAGTAGTTGTAGAATtactaaataataatttttctctctcttcatgTTCCATTAtgttaacgttactaattttAATATGGtgatgatttttcacttttaaatCAACAGTAATGCAGAATAATGACGCAATACTTACCCTGATTCTGATTTTACCATTTCAATCAAGTTCTCgatcaaacaaatttttgaatcaattaCACATTCAATCAGCAATTACTTTGGTTaagtgtaattaaaaataattcaattgcATATTACTTTTTATGTTTCCatttgaatatgaatttaGATACGTACAATTTTCAACTTCGATTATGATTTCGTTTGCGACTAGATTTCAAAGGAGACAGATATTTGGTAACTCTTTTCATGCAGATTGATATTCGATTATCAAGTCAATGGAACACCTTAGCTTGCTTGTTATTTTAAGTCAGTTTTTCTTACTATTGTACCTCGTTGGTATTTCGCTGGCTCGCTCATGAATATATTACTTCAAAATACTTCTCTGTTTCAAATCCTCAAGCAGTAATTTGAACTACTGTCGGTAAACAGGTACGACAGCAGCATCGTAAACGGCTTTCAACTTGCCACGCTGGCTGGACCGCTTTGCGAAGAACCAATGATGGGCGTATGCTTTGTGCTTAAAAAATGGGAGCTCCACGACAACGCGTCTGGGTAAGTTTTTAGTTATTTGGTACAAAAGAATAGATCGAAAGTTcaagaacatgaaaaaatgaaactacaaTCAGTGTGCAGAAGAAATTAAGCGATTTCAACCTTCCGATGAAACTATATAGAATTTCACACAGATCTTTAAACTCTTGAGTTTTCTGATTAAAAAGACATCCAGGGAAAATAACTGGATATGAACTGCTCATCTCTTTGAATCTGAAGTTCGATCGATCAAACTTGATAAAAAACTCGACTCAGCATTAGTTCTGGATTTCAACAATAAATGAATTTGTTCTGACCAAACTGTTGATACgattcttatttcttttacaaaacgTATTCTCATCTACAAACTTTCAATATCTGATATTATTTATAGCGACGGAGGAAGTCAAAGTCAGGGTCACTTGGGAGGTCAGCTTATGTCAGCCTGTAAGGAAGCCTGTAGACGAGCACTCAGCCTGCGCAGACCTCGACTAGTTACCCCGATGTATTCTTGCAGTGTCCTGGTCAACTCGGACGTTCTCGGTGAGttgagaaacaaaattttggtctATTAGTAGAAGCAGGCCATTCACTCAAGTCTTCAAAAGTAATCGGGGCCAAAAAATTTAGGACATAGACAAtgggtgaattattaaaaaaattttgtccaaGGGAAAATACACGGTTCGGGTagaaaaaggataaaaataacTAAGAATATAGTATACGTGATATAGAATAGTTCCGAAGGATAAAaaagtttattataatttcgtCGAAAGCAGTTTTTACCGAAGCTAGCATATCGGTGAACGTGAATCTCAATTCTCACAGTATATTATGTACGACATACAATACTTTAACATTGAAATCTTTTATTACTTTATTCAGAATtagtgaataattttcaatgtgataaaataatcgaGGGGCCAGAAAAGTTCGTGAATTTCTTGGTTCTGAAATATTTAGGTAATATTTAAGGGATTTTCACTTCTTATGATTGAACTCTTGATCTGAAAATTTGTGGAAGTTGATTGTTTTGAATTGACTCACAAAATTACTGTACTTGTGAACTAACACCGAGGGTGTCGGGCCTCCGGATTTCAGATTTTCCTGAGACTTCTAGAAGTATTTCTTTGACATTTCGTCTTCACAGCATTCCTTTACTCGATGGACAGTTTCATTATGTTATTTCACAATTATATTTGACACTTTCCAATTGGATTGAGATTACCTGTTTAATCCTGAAAATACAAGATTTAATCATTGAAGTTTTGTTGTTCgataataagaataaataaattcattttattcgacaTTAATAGCCTCACTAAGTCCGATGTGCGCGATTTAAGAGCAAACAGAAGCCAAGTATAATGTTGCACACTGTTTTTTGAAAGTGCATGCATAACTTCAAGatgaaacaaattaaaaaccgCCACAAGATGACGTGTTACAATATTTTGCCTTCGGTTGCTTCCATTGTTTGTTAATTATTGCTCGTCGAACTTCACACTCATCAAGTAGCTCAAAGAATTTCGTCATAATTCCTTTTTGTTGCTAATTCTTCAATTCCACACAAGCTCCAGCCAACGCCTGTAAGGCAACATGTACAACGACGTATTCGCTATGAATTTCAATACTCTTATTCCTACAGCATCCGATAACCTACAAGTAATTACAAAGCATCAATTTCGCTATAAAATCATATCGATACTCACAGTACAATCAATTCCATCTCAACTACATGGATCATTgtgatgaattatttcaaaaagttCTACTTATCGATTGTCATGGTGCTCGTCCGGTTGGGTTACGTAAGGTTATGTGATGTTATGGTGAACCATCTTCCTTTACAAAACGATGGTCTTCCACACCTCAACTTCTTAACCAGATGCCTGGTAATTATTACAACTATTGTAAACAGTTTTCTCTATTTACTATCGATTTGCAATACGCCGATGTGACACTGCTGTGTAACACAAGCTTGAAACATGTTATGCTTTCCTACATCAATGTCAACGAATCGAAAATATTGGCATAGAAATCGAATATATCGACTAAGCAGCATCCGTTTGAAAGATATCGACAGATCGATATCGAgcagcgcatgcgcattctgATGCGCATGAGCAGAACTCATTCCGTCACAGCAACCCATTTCGAACTGATCGAAAACAGCGAAAACTATTCTTTCAACAGTCATAAAATCATTAGGCATCTGATTAACAAGTTGAGCTATGGCAGACCATCGTTTAAGGGCCATGATTCGTCAGAAACGTACGTAACCTCACATAATCTAGCCCGACAAGCAACGTAGAAATACGAGTAGAtgtttttgtaaataattcaatagaAAGTAGTTGAGATGGAATTGATTGTACTGCTAGTATTTGATAGTGAAACTGATGGTTTGTGTTCACTTGTAGATTTTGGGATGCTGCGCGAGTAGGAATATCGGAATTCATAGCATATGCGttgttaaatatttcatattgCCTTGCAAGCGTTTATCGGGACTCGTGTGGAATTGGAAATTTGTAAGCATCTGCGAATGggacaaaatatttcaatgacCGCCTGCTTTTCGTACGACTAATTGATAACGAAAAGGAATTTGACGAAATTCTTTGAGCCATTTGATGAGTGTGAAATTCGACAATCAATAACTAAAAAAGAGTCAAATTAGCTGAAcgtaaaatattgtaacgCGTTGGCTTGTGATAGTTTTTGATTCGCTTCGCCTTGAAATTATGCATACACTTTTACAAAACAATTCAATCATAAAATCTTGTATATTCAGGTTTGAACagattttttcgaatcaaATGGAAAGtatcaaaaataattgttga
Proteins encoded in this region:
- the LOC107224537 gene encoding elongation factor-like GTPase 1, translating into MRLVSSEKLSMLQRDPDNVRNICILAHVDHGKTTLADSLVASNGIISGKLAGKLRYLDSRTDEQQRGITMKSSSIALYHTQNGREFIVNLIDSPGHVDFASEVSTAVRLCDGAIVVVDVIEGVCPQTRSALSIAYIEGLKPILVFNKIDRLITEVKLTPLDAYVHLMQVLEQVNAVMGELFASDVMEREEKEEAASSESRNLNERDLADWQSALEEADDSNLYFSPERGNVLFASAVDRWGFGLKEFAKMFSEKLGFSKNVLLKTLWGDFYINSKTKRIMKGAQEKAKKPLFVQLILENIWALYDTVVVRKDKDKITSMVDKLQIKLTTRDLRHTDSKAQLQAICSQWLPLAEACLDITCANVPSPKNLTNEKIERLMSGNTDFSALPQETQLLKDAFLACDSSPNAPVIVFISKMFPVDRKTLPENKSKPLTQEELAQRREIARQRHAAQLEQQKSGITAVTEKTEALDLDNIQKPVEEISEDALVAFARVYSGTLSEGSEVFVLGPKHNPALALERLKSGEEVDESAVLKDLKPGRHATKAKIERLYLLMGRELEPLESVTAGNVVGIGNLEDHVLKTATLSSTIACPSFAELTSLTDPILRVALEPKHPNDLQKLMKGLKLLNQADACAIVHIQETGEIVLNTAGEVHLERCLEDLKLRYAKVEVNVSEPIVPLRETVVPPPKVDMTNEVIEKKEQECSLESWTANRQCSFEIDARPLPDEVTKTLEKYVDLIKLLDRHVERLGKEVEDVNTSTESLVLPERTQKAVDSFKAELKLAFQEGEEELDLRKIWCFGPKKCGPNMLVNETSYERKPFWERQAKSNDPRAAYDSSIVNGFQLATLAGPLCEEPMMGVCFVLKKWELHDNASGDGGSQSQGHLGGQLMSACKEACRRALSLRRPRLVTPMYSCSVLVNSDVLGKLYAVFGRRQGRVVAADSVSGFGGQFRVLATLPVPESFHLARELRTQTSGLASPQLVFSHWEVIEQDPYWVPSTEEEYLHFGEKPDSGNRAKRYMDLVRRRKGLPVDSQLVTHGEKQRTLSKNK